The DNA sequence GCATGATTTCTCTCAGGTGTTTAACAACATCAATCCGGTTTGAATCCTTAGCTGTTGCCACAAGACAACGGATCATTCTCGTTGTTTCCGCGCTGGGTTTCTCCAAATCCGCTTGGTCCAAGTGTAggttttctttcagtttaaGGACAATTTCTTTTGGATCACATGACGGCGACAATAGTGATTCAACGACATTGCCAGGAAGAGCAAGTGACTTGTCTTCATTCTCTAAAGAAATAGAACGGGTAGATATACTCGTTACCATTAAAATAGTAAGCTTCATTGAAGAGAAAAACGTGTAAATTGAACTATTCATGAAAGCATCACTGTGAAagcaaaaaatcatttttttaagtCACGGCGTTATGTAGCCTGAGTTAGCCGAAAACAAGTCACTTCTATCATCTACGATCACCTTAATCGAGCTTTCGATACCTgaagtcagttttttttaagacGTTTGGTCAATCTTACCAGTCAAATTAGTTGTGAGTTCTCTCGTCTTCTTAACCGGGATATCGCAAATATCAAGTTTCCCAGGTAACAATGGACCTGCAAATAAGATTACGGTTACGAAAGGTCGCCTTTCAGCTGAAACTATCGTGCTGTGCGGTCGCAGTAACCATGACAGCCAGTTTTCATTTATTGCTCTTGACGACGAGTTAACGCTTTGAactgtttattttctcttgctaGCAGCAATTTGACCCTCATCAACTCGTCTGATAAAAGGAAACTTTCGAAGTCATGTTATATCATTGTTACTGTAATCCAGACGAAGAAAAAGATTCAACAAAACGCAACTGAAAAAGGAGAGAACTTGAAGTCACGTCAGTCGAAAGATAGCAAATGGTATCGTAAGATAACTTTTAAGCTTCTAACACACACTGACAAGAGAGCGGATGTCAGGCTCTGGCTGATGAGGGCATTTGAAGTTACGCTGAACCATTTGTAGGAGATTTTGCCGTATGGGAGAAAACGAAGGTGGTTTGCCACTACTACTGAATGAATGCATTTTTCTTAAACACGGCCCTAAATTCATGCATGGCACTTCCAACAGAAAAGGTCTGCACGGAAATCGAGATTTTATGAACTTCTCGATTTTACACCAAAGTGACCGATTTTTGTAGGTTAGTTTCTCGCTGAAACAATGGTGGTGTTTGATGAAAGTGAGCATGATAGCCAGGTTCATTGTTCTTCGTATTACATATAACTGATGGATGAATGAATTAACTGATAAGCAGATACTGTCAGCAAACTTACCAGTTGCCTCTGCTAGGGTGATGTCTCTCAGGAGTTTGACAACATAACTCTGGTTTGAATCCTTAGCTGTTGTTTCTGGGGTGGGCTGCTCCAAATCCGTTTGGTCCATACGTAGAGTTTCTTTTCGATCATATGACGGCGGTGCTAGTGATTCAACAATATTGCCAGGAAGAGCGAGTGACTTGTGTTCACTCTCTAAAGCAATAGAACGGATAGGATTGTTTCACTCGTTAAAAAGACTGTAAttttttacagtaacttgtaGCGATATGTAAAATGTTCCCACCTTTATCAGGCCTCGACTTAAGTAGTGAATGTGAATTAACATGaacttttacttttacttcTAAAAAATTGCGTTATCGCTTGGACCGCACCTTCGGTAATGGTAATGAATCAGACCGTACTAAGACAAGATATTTAGAGATAGATACCGAGTATCCTAAAGCATTAGATTTGCACTCCGGAGTTCTTAGGTGCAACTACCGCTGACTGCCATCTGACGATGATCAGAGTTGTTCGGTGTTATATCAATTGCGTTCCTAGActgcttttaaaaaaaaggtttttcccCCCACCAAATGGGatttaatgatttttaaaattttattcctATGAGTCTCTTCGGCCCTGGAAAGCTCTTTATGGGATCAGTCAAcgaattttttcattcaaaaataCACATTTTTGCATTATAATGAATAGCGAGTCAAGGAAAAGGTAACTGATGCAAAGGCAGGTGATTTAGTTGCTTTTAGAATTCACAAAAAGGTCGATAAAAATTACCGTGGATATTGTAAGGTCCTCCCTCTCCTGCCTCCTCGGTATGCCAACCCActtctttgacaatttttaaatgtccTTCTTGATACTCAGCAGCTTTTGAAACATCGCCCTGGGCCGAGGGCCAAGATTTTCCACTCCGAGAACCTGCTTCCCTGGCAATGTTCAAACTCTTTTCAGGAAACTTGATAGGTTTTGGAAAATCGCCGTTGGAGTAGTAAGAGTGCCCAAGATTAAAAAAGGCCTTTGGTTGTTTAGCCCGTTCGCCTGCTTCCCTGGCATTGTTCAAACTCTTTCTATCAGACTCGATAGCTTTTGGGAATTCGCCGCGAGATTCGTAAGCGCTCCCAAGATTAAAATTGACATATCCTTCTCTAGCCCGGTCGCCTGCATCCCTGGCAATGTTCAGACTTTTTTCATAAAACTCGATAGCTTTTGGGAAATCGCCGAGAGATTTGTAAGCGTTCCTAAGATTAAAATAGACATCTTCTCTAGTCCGGTCGTCTCCTTGCCTGGATATGTTCAAACTCTTTTCATAACACTCGATAGCTTTTGGGAAATCGCCAAGGGATTTGTGAGCGTTCCCAAGATTGCAATAGACATTTCCTTCTCTAGCTCGGTCGCCTGCATTCCTGGCAATGTTCAGACTTTCTTCATAACACTCGATCGCTTTTGCGAAATCGCCGTGGGATTTGTAAGCGTTCCCAAGATTGAAATAGACATTTCCTTCTCTAGCCCGGTCACCTGCTTGCCTATAAATGTTCAAACTCTTTTCATAACATTCGATAGCTTTTGGGAAATCGCCGTGGGATTTGTAAGCGATCCCAAGATTAAAATTGACATCTCCTTCTCTAGCCCGGTCGCCTGCATCCCTGGCAATGTTCAGACTCTTTTCATAACAATCGATAGCTTTTGGGAAATCGCCAAGGGATTTGTGAGCGTT is a window from the Acropora palmata chromosome 14, jaAcrPala1.3, whole genome shotgun sequence genome containing:
- the LOC141866148 gene encoding uncharacterized protein LOC141866148, with the translated sequence MKKIFKNIAKKLGYREAPFPPGSFQEALDNHEKQLNIAKEAGDRAREGDVNFNLGNAYKSRGDFRKAIECYEKSLTISRQAGDRAREGNVYCNLGNAHKSLGDFPKAIDCYEKSLNIARDAGDRAREGDVNFNLGVAYESHGKLPKAIECYRKSLNIYRQAGDRAREGDVYFNIGNAYKSHGDFAKAIDCYEKSLNMSRQAGDRAREGNVYCNLGNAHKSLGDFPKAIDCYEKSLNIARDAGDRAREGDVNFNLGIAYKSHGDFPKAIECYEKSLNIYRQAGDRAREGNVYFNLGNAYKSHGDFAKAIECYEESLNIARNAGDRAREGNVYCNLGNAHKSLGDFPKAIECYEKSLNISRQGDDRTREDVYFNLRNAYKSLGDFPKAIEFYEKSLNIARDAGDRAREGYVNFNLGSAYESRGEFPKAIESDRKSLNNAREAGERAKQPKAFFNLGHSYYSNGDFPKPIKFPEKSLNIAREAGSRSGKSWPSAQGDVSKAAEYQEGHLKIVKEVGWHTEEAGEGGPYNIHESEHKSLALPGNIVESLAPPSYDRKETLRMDQTDLEQPTPETTAKDSNQSYVVKLLRDITLAEATGPLLPGKLDICDIPVKKTRELTTNLTENEDKSLALPGNVVESLLSPSCDPKEIVLKLKENLHLDQADLEKPSAETTRMIRCLVATAKDSNRIDVVKHLREIMPAGTTGPLLPGKLDICDIPVKNRRDLTIDLAVGGRWKVVADRLGLGGSEIQLLYERYPIPSEATLDSVAHLYGMNVDGLYDVLIECGMPVLADIL